The nucleotide window CAACCTGCTCAGCCTGCATGAAGAAGGCGAAGACAGCTACCAGCTGCGCCGTGCAGAAGCGATGGATTTTGCGCGGCGCTACGCCTGGCCCGAGGTGGCTGACCGCTATCTGGAACTCTACCAACAGGTGAGACGGCGGCCATGAGCAGGCTCCAGGCATTGCTATTGAGCATCGTTTTGCCAGCACTGGCCTCTGGCACAAGCTGGGCGGGCTGCCTGGATAAAACCCGGCTCACCGGCGTGAATCTCGCGGGTGCCGAGTTCAATACCAAAAAACTGCCGGGCGTTGTGTTTAAGGATTACATCTATCCCAACAGCAAAGAGATCACCTACATCGCCGCCCAGGGTGCCAACATCATTCGCCTGCCGTTTCGCTGGGAACGCTTGCAACCAAGCCTTGGGGGCAGTTTTGATGCCGCTGAACTCAAGCGCATCCAAACTGTGGTAGAGCAGGCACAACAGAATGATCTGTGCGTGCTGCTGGATGTCCATAACTACGCCAAATACTACGCAGATCCCATTACTACGCCGCAAGCGCAGGAGGCTTTTGTCCAGCTATGGGTACGGCTGGCAGAGCAATTGAACAACCCCGATTATGTTGCCTTGGGGCTGATGAATGAACCGGCGCATATCCCGCTGGCGACTTGGGCAGCATTGGCGAAACGCACGCTGGCGGCCTTGCGCGCGGCTGGCTCCACCCACTTGGTGATGGTCGGAGGTGGTAGCTGGAACGGATTACATAGCTGGTTTCATAAACACGATGGGCTCTCTAACGCCGAAGCATTCGCAGGGCTGAAAGATCCACTCAAGCGCAGCGTGATTGAAGTACATCAATATGCCGACACCTACTACTCCGGTATGGCGCAGGACTGCTATCCCCCCGACCACTTTAATGCGCGCTTTGAACGCATTGGCCAATGGGCACAGGAAAACGGGCTGACATTATTCCTTGGCGAATTTGGTATGGCGGCAACCGAAGGCTGCATGCAAACCCTGGAACGCTTTCTGCAGTTGATGAAAGGCAACGAGTGGAAAGGCTGGAGTTACTGGGCCGCCGGTAGTTGGTGGGGCACTTATCCCTTTGCACTCAACACCAACGCCGATACCCCATCGCCCCAGTGGGCACCATTGAAAAACCAGTTTTATCGCGGTGATGACCTGAGCCCGCCACAGGCTCCCGGTGAAGCACCGCAATGAATGTTCAAGATCACAGATACCGGGACACGTTAAGGAGTTATCTATGAACCCAACCGAATCGATGGCTGGCCATACCAAGCCCGTTTTTTTGGTGCTTTCCGCGCACGATTACCGTTCGCCGCGCCGCGCCAATATCCACTTTATAACCCGC belongs to Cellvibrio sp. pealriver and includes:
- a CDS encoding glycoside hydrolase family 5 protein yields the protein MSRLQALLLSIVLPALASGTSWAGCLDKTRLTGVNLAGAEFNTKKLPGVVFKDYIYPNSKEITYIAAQGANIIRLPFRWERLQPSLGGSFDAAELKRIQTVVEQAQQNDLCVLLDVHNYAKYYADPITTPQAQEAFVQLWVRLAEQLNNPDYVALGLMNEPAHIPLATWAALAKRTLAALRAAGSTHLVMVGGGSWNGLHSWFHKHDGLSNAEAFAGLKDPLKRSVIEVHQYADTYYSGMAQDCYPPDHFNARFERIGQWAQENGLTLFLGEFGMAATEGCMQTLERFLQLMKGNEWKGWSYWAAGSWWGTYPFALNTNADTPSPQWAPLKNQFYRGDDLSPPQAPGEAPQ